Proteins encoded within one genomic window of Spirochaetaceae bacterium:
- a CDS encoding Uma2 family endonuclease: protein MASTKAPPTGRYQAAQPAPVQPAQPPAFPGCKPVHLPRTEVERFEGRLEYWDAATETAWISEPATAYHERPSRLLTRLAERIAEVRGSPIESYGSTDLLLRDPDGEPRRIMQADESVYLHPAQAKLPGAAMVVGEDDFPDVVLEVDHTTDVHRGKLALYESWGFPEVWVEVPDAPSPRRPHRRRPGLTIHLREHGRFRVAAESRAFPGWRAEEIHLALNEPVPSAQTSAAVERVAAALSAREGTGPDDDPLLRSQRRQGFERGLAESRLRMVRQILRSRGFEVSAGFAAEAEALAAATEEALLAAALGCTDEADFLATLRRSHDHGG, encoded by the coding sequence ATGGCCAGCACCAAAGCACCGCCCACCGGGCGCTACCAAGCAGCGCAACCCGCGCCCGTCCAGCCCGCCCAGCCGCCGGCGTTCCCGGGCTGCAAGCCGGTGCACCTGCCGCGCACCGAGGTCGAACGCTTCGAGGGGCGGCTCGAGTATTGGGATGCGGCCACCGAGACCGCCTGGATCAGCGAGCCCGCCACCGCCTACCACGAGCGGCCGTCGCGCCTCCTGACGCGCCTGGCCGAGCGCATCGCCGAAGTGCGCGGCTCGCCGATTGAATCGTACGGCTCGACCGACCTGCTGCTGCGCGACCCCGACGGCGAACCGCGGCGCATCATGCAGGCCGACGAGTCGGTGTACCTGCATCCGGCGCAGGCCAAGCTGCCGGGGGCCGCCATGGTGGTGGGCGAGGACGACTTTCCCGACGTGGTGCTGGAGGTGGATCACACCACCGACGTCCACCGCGGCAAGCTCGCGCTGTACGAATCGTGGGGATTCCCGGAAGTGTGGGTGGAGGTGCCGGACGCGCCGTCGCCGCGCCGCCCGCACCGGCGCCGCCCGGGGCTGACGATTCACCTGCGGGAGCACGGCCGGTTCCGGGTTGCGGCCGAGAGCCGGGCGTTTCCCGGCTGGCGGGCCGAAGAGATTCACCTGGCACTGAACGAACCGGTGCCGTCGGCGCAGACGAGCGCGGCGGTGGAACGCGTGGCAGCGGCACTGAGCGCGCGCGAAGGTACCGGCCCGGACGACGACCCGCTGCTACGCTCGCAACGGCGCCAGGGGTTCGAGCGCGGCCTTGCGGAAAGTCGCTTACGGATGGTCCGCCAGATTCTCCGGTCACGGGGATTTGAGGTGTCGGCGGGGTTCGCCGCCGAAGCGGAGGCGCTCGCTGCGGCGACCGAGGAAGCGCTGCTGGCGGCGGCGCTCGGCTGCACGGATGAGGCCGATTTCCTCGCCACGCTCCGCCGATCGCACGACCACGGCGGCTGA
- a CDS encoding SRPBCC domain-containing protein, whose amino-acid sequence MIEIRGTEQFACDGDLVRAGLGDLEQVAAALPGLTRIERNDGDTVVCRVRPGLAFLSGSLRTAITRREEAGPAALGYRIDSRGIGAGAVVNAHIRCLPDGGGRSRVEWQVRVEELSGLLKPVGASLIEAAMGRVAAATWEGLHARLDA is encoded by the coding sequence ATGATCGAGATCCGCGGCACGGAGCAATTCGCCTGTGACGGCGACTTGGTGCGCGCCGGGCTGGGCGACCTGGAGCAGGTGGCGGCGGCGCTGCCCGGCCTGACCCGCATCGAACGCAATGACGGCGATACCGTAGTGTGCCGGGTGCGGCCCGGCTTGGCTTTTCTCAGCGGCTCGCTGCGGACCGCGATCACGCGCCGGGAGGAGGCCGGTCCAGCGGCGCTCGGCTACCGGATCGACAGCAGGGGCATCGGCGCCGGCGCGGTCGTGAATGCGCACATTCGCTGCCTGCCGGACGGCGGGGGCCGCAGCCGGGTGGAGTGGCAGGTACGGGTGGAGGAGTTGAGCGGCCTGCTGAAGCCGGTCGGCGCCAGCCTGATCGAGGCGGCGATGGGGAGGGTGGCCGCGGCTACCTGGGAGGGGCTGCACGCCCGGCTCGACGCCTGA
- a CDS encoding amidase — protein MDFRETTVEELVGAVFSRRVSARDLTQAAIANIESLNTRLNAFCAVNFEDALAQADAIDARLKHGDPVGPLAGIPIGVKDLEDARGFVTTFGAELHAGDAPAPHDSVLVALLREAGCVILGKTNTPEFGFKGVTDNRPFGATRNPWNLDYSPGGSSGGTAAALASGMIPLGTGSDGGGSIRIPASVCGFSGIKASQGRVPAGGPSPPGSGILTVKGPMALRVRDVAYALDAVLEHEPTDIFSLPKPAESWRAALNRDNRPRRVVWSPTMGFATVDSEIMQHCEAAIAALRDAGVDVVVRETIWEEDPRGPWYQFWSASRARVQGDLRGTPQWEQIDEGLRPQIEHGMDSVSGVDYARAIDACHYLNLRLVDAFQAGDYILTPTTCGQTPKAGSSSGTINGTQTDGWVAFTYGINMTRNPAGTVCVGKTRLGLPVGLQIIGNQRDDVGVLKTMCFLEDLLAQPHNAPAGAT, from the coding sequence ATGGACTTTCGTGAGACGACGGTTGAAGAACTCGTCGGTGCCGTGTTTTCGCGGCGGGTGTCAGCTCGTGACCTGACGCAAGCCGCGATCGCCAACATAGAGTCGTTGAACACGCGGCTGAACGCGTTTTGCGCGGTGAACTTCGAGGATGCCCTGGCGCAGGCCGACGCCATTGATGCGCGCCTGAAGCACGGTGATCCGGTAGGGCCGCTGGCCGGCATTCCGATCGGCGTCAAGGACCTCGAGGATGCGCGCGGGTTCGTCACCACCTTCGGCGCCGAACTGCACGCCGGCGACGCACCCGCACCACACGACTCGGTGCTGGTCGCGCTGCTGCGCGAGGCTGGTTGCGTGATCCTGGGCAAGACCAACACGCCCGAGTTCGGTTTCAAGGGAGTGACCGACAACCGGCCGTTCGGGGCGACGCGCAACCCCTGGAACCTGGATTACAGCCCGGGCGGTTCATCCGGTGGCACCGCGGCGGCGCTCGCCTCCGGCATGATTCCGCTGGGCACCGGATCGGACGGCGGAGGTTCCATTCGCATTCCCGCGTCGGTGTGCGGATTCAGCGGCATCAAGGCCAGCCAGGGGCGGGTTCCGGCCGGGGGTCCGTCCCCACCCGGATCGGGGATCCTGACCGTGAAGGGGCCGATGGCGCTTCGGGTTCGGGACGTCGCCTATGCGCTCGATGCCGTCCTGGAGCATGAACCGACCGACATCTTTTCGCTGCCGAAGCCGGCCGAATCGTGGCGTGCCGCATTGAACCGGGACAACAGGCCGCGGCGCGTCGTGTGGTCGCCGACGATGGGATTCGCCACGGTCGACTCGGAGATCATGCAGCATTGCGAAGCGGCCATCGCGGCGCTCCGAGACGCAGGCGTCGACGTGGTCGTGCGGGAGACGATCTGGGAAGAGGACCCGCGCGGACCGTGGTACCAGTTCTGGTCCGCATCGCGGGCGCGCGTTCAGGGTGACCTGCGCGGCACGCCGCAGTGGGAGCAGATCGATGAGGGGCTCAGGCCCCAGATCGAGCACGGCATGGACAGCGTCAGCGGAGTCGATTACGCCCGCGCGATCGATGCCTGCCACTATCTGAATCTCAGGCTGGTCGACGCGTTCCAGGCGGGAGACTACATCCTCACGCCGACCACGTGCGGCCAGACCCCCAAGGCCGGTTCTTCCTCCGGCACGATCAACGGCACACAGACGGACGGCTGGGTCGCTTTCACGTACGGGATCAACATGACGCGCAACCCGGCGGGTACCGTGTGCGTCGGCAAAACCCGACTCGGCCTGCCGGTCGGCCTGCAGATCATCGGCAACCAGCGCGACGACGTCGGCGTTCTGAAGACCATGTGCTTCCTCGAAGACCTGCTCGCCCAGCCGCACAACGCTCCAGCCGGCGCGACCTGA
- a CDS encoding ATP-binding protein, with protein sequence MIEREITPRLTTLFQQYPFVTVTGPRQSGKTTLCRAAFPELDYANLEAPDQRDFAESDPRGFLAQFDDGAIIDEVQHVPALLSYLQVVADERGQNGLFVLTGSEQFRLSDAIGQSLAGRTALLRLLPFSLAERQLAAVSDAVDDILYSGFYPRIIDQDLNPTQALGDYFETYVERDVRRLGEISNLSNFRRFVRLCAGRVGQLVNLSSLGADAGVSHTTVRAWLTVLEASYIIFQLPPYYANIRKRLVKSPKFYFCDVGLAAYLIGIESAKQVATHPLRGALFENAVVVEALKHRFNRGNQANLSFFRDSKGLECDLLYPHGSGFAAFEVKSGATIGSDYFRSLHRVAEVVPDINSKTVVYGGDTNQSRSDSEVVTLAGLGGALDMLEINEDLAAFVETRKGQVPEDADARALDIAYTRHIRPMLDGLQTTLRPLADALFRTATQISSVTFDGGETNSSSLLEARHWERTKAEYIVSDGFELSGDRPLRLKHIYTLRDYTGKGNAGFDVALAIWWTLDGEWLSRSVAVDGVTMPEPGARIAYQDLDREHTAIAQAVADISGHIMRWIDQRR encoded by the coding sequence GTGATAGAGCGAGAAATCACGCCTCGGCTCACGACGCTGTTCCAACAGTATCCCTTCGTCACGGTGACGGGGCCACGTCAGTCCGGCAAGACTACCCTCTGTCGCGCGGCCTTCCCCGAGCTGGACTACGCCAATCTGGAGGCTCCTGACCAGCGTGACTTCGCCGAGTCTGACCCTAGGGGCTTTCTGGCTCAGTTCGACGACGGTGCCATCATCGATGAGGTTCAGCATGTTCCCGCGCTGTTGTCATACCTGCAGGTGGTGGCCGACGAGCGAGGTCAGAATGGTTTGTTCGTGTTGACCGGCAGCGAGCAGTTCCGGCTCTCGGATGCGATCGGCCAGTCCCTGGCCGGCAGAACGGCTTTGCTCCGCCTGTTGCCCTTTTCCCTGGCGGAACGGCAACTGGCCGCGGTCAGCGACGCGGTAGACGACATCCTGTATTCCGGCTTCTATCCTCGCATCATCGATCAGGATCTCAATCCGACGCAGGCGCTGGGCGACTACTTCGAGACGTATGTTGAGCGCGATGTGCGTCGTTTGGGGGAGATCAGCAATTTATCCAATTTTCGGCGCTTCGTGCGGCTCTGCGCGGGCAGAGTCGGCCAGTTGGTCAATCTCAGCTCCCTGGGAGCAGATGCCGGCGTGTCCCACACCACGGTGCGGGCGTGGCTGACGGTGCTGGAAGCGAGCTACATCATCTTTCAACTGCCTCCCTACTATGCCAATATCAGGAAGCGGCTGGTCAAGTCGCCCAAGTTCTACTTCTGCGATGTTGGACTGGCGGCCTATCTGATCGGCATCGAATCTGCCAAACAGGTAGCAACCCATCCGCTGCGCGGCGCTCTGTTCGAGAACGCGGTGGTGGTTGAAGCACTCAAACATCGCTTCAATCGTGGAAACCAAGCCAACCTCTCCTTCTTCCGAGATTCGAAAGGCTTGGAGTGCGATCTGCTCTATCCGCACGGCTCCGGCTTTGCGGCCTTTGAAGTGAAGTCGGGCGCCACCATCGGCTCGGACTACTTCCGCTCCCTGCATCGGGTGGCTGAAGTGGTGCCGGACATTAACTCCAAAACCGTCGTGTACGGCGGCGACACGAACCAGTCCCGAAGTGACAGCGAAGTGGTAACTCTGGCCGGCTTGGGCGGTGCCCTGGATATGCTGGAAATCAACGAGGACCTCGCGGCATTCGTAGAGACGCGCAAAGGCCAGGTTCCCGAGGATGCCGACGCAAGAGCTTTGGACATCGCATACACGAGACACATACGGCCCATGCTGGATGGGCTGCAGACGACGCTTCGACCGTTGGCCGACGCCCTTTTTCGCACGGCCACTCAGATCTCCTCCGTGACGTTTGACGGTGGCGAAACCAACTCCAGCTCACTTCTGGAGGCGCGCCACTGGGAGCGGACGAAGGCAGAGTACATAGTGTCTGACGGGTTCGAGTTGAGCGGTGACAGACCGTTGCGGCTAAAGCACATCTACACGCTGCGAGACTACACCGGCAAGGGAAATGCCGGGTTCGACGTGGCACTTGCGATCTGGTGGACCTTGGACGGCGAATGGCTATCCCGGTCGGTTGCTGTTGACGGCGTCACAATGCCGGAACCCGGAGCCAGGATTGCATACCAGGACTTGGATCGCGAGCACACGGCAATCGCTCAGGCGGTTGCGGATATCAGCGGGCACATCATGCGTTGGATTGACCAACGCCGGTAG
- a CDS encoding TauD/TfdA family dioxygenase produces MRYRLEDLGKGVTVPCIDLVLTGSPDTPARRELAAGIYEVVDREGGLLIRRTGIGGTGQYGAFLASIDFHHHSYVGGTTPRSERGNGVYTATELPPAVTLHSHQEMSYLDSVPDYVSFYCERPPDRGQKTNLFVDMRVFDAHLPEEFKERYRGRRARLQRTLASNDPGPTVPGRKYWQESLGTTDRGEAEAIADEHGWDLTWKADGSLVIRQEPARFFRPHPIHGELWCTQAMLINPVTRLRDAQRDGRHQDAAQVERQRAADPDSLDQMFLEDGSRIPDADVHLWFDLMMEHETRFALQRGDVLVLDNMLIGHGRSSFEGPRRMFAALGSRRAA; encoded by the coding sequence ATGCGCTACCGTCTTGAGGATCTCGGCAAGGGCGTCACGGTACCTTGCATCGACCTGGTCCTGACCGGCTCACCGGATACGCCGGCGCGGCGCGAACTGGCGGCCGGCATCTACGAGGTGGTGGACCGGGAAGGCGGGTTGCTGATCCGCCGGACCGGCATCGGCGGCACCGGCCAGTACGGAGCGTTCCTGGCATCAATCGACTTCCACCACCACTCGTACGTCGGCGGCACCACGCCCAGGAGCGAGCGCGGCAACGGCGTGTACACCGCCACCGAGCTGCCGCCGGCGGTCACCCTGCACAGCCACCAGGAGATGTCCTACCTCGACTCGGTGCCCGACTACGTCTCCTTCTACTGCGAGCGGCCGCCGGACCGCGGGCAGAAGACCAACCTGTTCGTCGACATGCGTGTCTTTGACGCGCATCTGCCGGAGGAGTTCAAGGAGCGCTACCGCGGCCGCCGGGCACGCCTGCAGCGCACGCTGGCCAGCAACGATCCCGGTCCAACGGTACCCGGCAGGAAGTACTGGCAGGAATCACTCGGCACCACCGACCGCGGCGAGGCGGAGGCCATCGCCGACGAGCACGGCTGGGACCTCACCTGGAAGGCTGACGGGTCGCTGGTGATCCGTCAGGAGCCGGCCCGGTTCTTTCGTCCGCATCCCATTCACGGCGAGCTGTGGTGCACGCAGGCGATGCTCATCAACCCGGTCACCCGCCTGCGCGACGCGCAGCGGGATGGCCGCCACCAGGACGCGGCCCAGGTCGAACGGCAACGCGCCGCCGACCCGGACAGCCTGGACCAGATGTTCCTGGAGGACGGCAGCCGCATCCCGGACGCCGACGTGCACCTGTGGTTCGACCTGATGATGGAACACGAGACCCGATTCGCGCTGCAGCGCGGCGACGTCCTGGTCCTGGACAACATGCTCATCGGCCACGGACGCAGCTCCTTCGAAGGGCCGCGTCGAATGTTCGCGGCGCTCGGCAGCCGCCGCGCTGCGTAA